In Tenrec ecaudatus isolate mTenEca1 chromosome 4, mTenEca1.hap1, whole genome shotgun sequence, a single window of DNA contains:
- the LOC142445701 gene encoding olfactory receptor 8K3-like, which translates to MEKHNLTMLNEFILMGITDRPELQAPLFVLFLIIYMISMVGNLGMIILTKVDSKLKTPMYFFLRHLAITDLGYSTTVGPKMLVNFLVSQNTISHYFCAIQLGFFLLFIVSEIFILSAMSYDRYVAICNPLLYTVIMSQRVCHVLVTIPYLYSTFVSLLVTIKVFNLSFCGYNVVSHFYCDSLPLLSLLCSDTHEIEMIILILAAFNLISSLLVVLVSYLLILLAILRMNSAEGRCKAFSTCGSHLTVVVVFYGTLIFMYVQPKSSHSFDTDKVASLFYTLVIPMLNPLIYSLRNKDVKQALHRIWKSVCNNVANA; encoded by the coding sequence atggagaagcACAATCTAACAATGCTGAATGAATTCATTCTGATGGGAATCACAGACCGCCCTGAGCTGCAGGCTCCATTGTTTGTGCTGTTCCTCATCATCTACATGATTTCAATGGTGGGCAACTTGGGCATGATCATCCTCACCAAGGTGGACTCCAAGCTGAAAACACCCATGTACTTTTTTCTCAGACACTTGGCTATCACTGATCTTGGTTACTCAACAACTGTGGGACCCAAAATGCTAGTCAATTTTCTTGTGAGTCAAAACACAATCTCCCATTATTTTTGTGCTATACAGCTAGGTTTCTTTCTCCTGTTCATTGTTAGTGAAATTTTCATTCTGTCTgccatgtcctatgaccgctatgtggccatctgtaaCCCCCTCCTCTACACAGTAATCATGTCACAAAGGGTATGTCACGTGCTGGTGACAATCCCCTATCTTTACAGCACATTTGTTTCACTTCTAGTGACTATAAAGGTCTTTAACTTATCCTTCTGTGGCTACAATGTAGTTAGTCATTTCTATTGTGACAGTCTCCCCTTGCTATCTTTGCTCTGTTCAGACACCCATGAAATTGAAATGATCATTCTCATCTTAGCAGCTTTTAATTTGATTTCATCCCTGTTAGTGGTTCTTGTTTCTTACCTGCTCATTCTCCTAGCCATACTCAGGATGAACTCAGCGGAGGGCAGGTGCAAGGCCTTCTCCACCTGCGGATCCCACCTGACAGTGGTGGTCGTGTTCTATGGGACTTTAATCTTCATGTATGTGCAACCCAAGTCCAGTCATTCCTTTGACACTGATAAAGTGGCTTCCCTATTTTACACCCTGGTCATCCCCATGCTGAATCCTTTGATCTATAGTTTGAGGAACAAAGATGTAAAACAGGCCCTACATAGGATATGGAAAAGTGTATGCAATAACGTTGCTAATGCTTGA
- the LOC142446413 gene encoding olfactory receptor 8K3-like, with protein MDKHNLTMVDEFILMGITERPELQAPLFGLFLIIYMISAVGNLGMIILTKMDSKLQTPMYFFLRHLAITDLGYSTTVGPKMLANFVMEKNTISFYFCAIQLTCFILFITSELFILTAMSYDRYVAICNPLLYMVIVSDRLCYVLVAITYLYSTCVSLLVSTNIFNSPFCGYNVISHFYCDGLPLLSLLCSNTHEIEVIILLLAAFDFISSLLIILISYLLIVRTVLRMNSADGRHKAFSTCGSHLTVVVVFYGTLIFMYMQPKSSHSSGTDKVASLFYTLVIPMLNPLIYSLRNKDVKYALKDFLYSNCSIKVI; from the exons ATGGACAAACACAATCTGACAATGGTGGATGAATTCATCCTGATGGGAATCACAGAGCGCCCTGAGCTGCAGGCTCCCTTGTTCGGGCTGTTCCTCATCATCTACATGATTTCAGCGGTGGGCAACTTGGGCATGATcatcctcaccaagatggattccAAGCTACAAACAcccatgtatttttttctcagaCACTTGGCTATCACTGATCTTGGCTACTCAACAACCGTGGGACCCAAAATGTTAGCCAATTTTGTCATGGAAAAAAACACgatctctttttatttttgtgcTATCCAGCTAACTTGCTTCATTTTGTTCATAACTAGTGAGCTCTTCATACTGACAGCAATGTCTTATGACCGCTACGTGGCCATCTGTAACCCTCTGCTCTACATGGTAATCGTGTCAGATAGGCTATGTTATGTGCTGGTGGCAATTACCTATCTCTACAGCACATGTGTTTCTCTTCTTGTCTCCACAAACATTTTCAACTCACCTTTCTGTGGCTACAATGTCATCAGTCATTTCTACTGTGATGGTTTACCCTTGTTATCTTTGCTCTGCTCAAATACACATGAAATTGAGGTGATCATTCTCCTCTTAGCAGCTTTTGATTTTATTTCATCCCTTCTAATAATTCTTATTTCTTACCTGCTCATTGTTAGAACCGTTCTCAGGATGAACTCAGCAGACGGCAGGCACAAGGCCTTCTCCACCTGCGGATCCCACCTGACAGTGGTGGTAGTGTTCTATGGGACCTTAATCTTTATGTATATGCAACCCAAGTCCAGTCATTCCTCTGGTACTGATAAAGTGGCTTCCCTATTTTACACCCTGGTCATCCCCATGTTGAATCCTTTGATCTATAGTTTGAGGAACAAAGATGTAAAATATGCC ttgaaggacttcctttACAGTAACTGTTCCATAAAAGTGatttga